From Delphinus delphis chromosome X, mDelDel1.2, whole genome shotgun sequence, a single genomic window includes:
- the AP1S2 gene encoding AP-1 complex subunit sigma-2 isoform X3 → MQFMLLFSRQGKLRLQKWYVPLSDKEKKKITRELVQTVLARKPKMCSFLEWRDLKIVYKRYASLYFCCAIEDQDNELITLEIIHRYVELLDKYFGSVCELDIIFNFEKAYFILDEFLLGGEVQETSKKNVLKAIEQADLLQEPRHEYFNVPVY, encoded by the exons ATGCAGTTTATGTTGCTTTTTAGTCGTCAGGGAAAGCTTCGACTGCAGAAATGGTACGTCCCATTAtcagacaaagagaagaaaaagatcacAAGAGAACTTGTTCAAACCGTTTTAGCACGGAAACCTAAAATGTGCAGCTTTCTTGAGTGGCGAGATCTGAAGATTGTTTACaaaag ATATGCCAGTCTGTATTTTTGCTGTGCTATTGAGGATCAGGACAATGAACTAATTACCCTGGAAATAATTCATCGTTATGTGGAATTACTTGACAAGTATTTTGGCAGT gTGTGTGAActtgatatcatctttaattttgagaaggcttattttattttggatgagTTTCTTTTGGGAGGAGAAGTTCAGGAAACATCCAAGAAAAATGTCCTTAAAGCAATTGAGCAGGCTGATCTACTACAGGAG CCACGTCATGAATATTTTAATGTCCCTGTGTACTAA
- the AP1S2 gene encoding AP-1 complex subunit sigma-2 isoform X1, whose product MQFMLLFSRQGKLRLQKWYVPLSDKEKKKITRELVQTVLARKPKMCSFLEWRDLKIVYKRYASLYFCCAIEDQDNELITLEIIHRYVELLDKYFGSVCELDIIFNFEKAYFILDEFLLGGEVQETSKKNVLKAIEQADLLQEEAETPRSVLEEIGLT is encoded by the exons ATGCAGTTTATGTTGCTTTTTAGTCGTCAGGGAAAGCTTCGACTGCAGAAATGGTACGTCCCATTAtcagacaaagagaagaaaaagatcacAAGAGAACTTGTTCAAACCGTTTTAGCACGGAAACCTAAAATGTGCAGCTTTCTTGAGTGGCGAGATCTGAAGATTGTTTACaaaag ATATGCCAGTCTGTATTTTTGCTGTGCTATTGAGGATCAGGACAATGAACTAATTACCCTGGAAATAATTCATCGTTATGTGGAATTACTTGACAAGTATTTTGGCAGT gTGTGTGAActtgatatcatctttaattttgagaaggcttattttattttggatgagTTTCTTTTGGGAGGAGAAGTTCAGGAAACATCCAAGAAAAATGTCCTTAAAGCAATTGAGCAGGCTGATCTACTACAGGAG
- the AP1S2 gene encoding AP-1 complex subunit sigma-2 isoform X4, with the protein MQFMLLFSRQGKLRLQKWYVPLSDKEKKKITRELVQTVLARKPKMCSFLEWRDLKIVYKRYASLYFCCAIEDQDNELITLEIIHRYVELLDKYFGSVCELDIIFNFEKAYFILDEFLLGGEVQETSKKNVLKAIEQADLLQENFEDFPLAVSF; encoded by the exons ATGCAGTTTATGTTGCTTTTTAGTCGTCAGGGAAAGCTTCGACTGCAGAAATGGTACGTCCCATTAtcagacaaagagaagaaaaagatcacAAGAGAACTTGTTCAAACCGTTTTAGCACGGAAACCTAAAATGTGCAGCTTTCTTGAGTGGCGAGATCTGAAGATTGTTTACaaaag ATATGCCAGTCTGTATTTTTGCTGTGCTATTGAGGATCAGGACAATGAACTAATTACCCTGGAAATAATTCATCGTTATGTGGAATTACTTGACAAGTATTTTGGCAGT gTGTGTGAActtgatatcatctttaattttgagaaggcttattttattttggatgagTTTCTTTTGGGAGGAGAAGTTCAGGAAACATCCAAGAAAAATGTCCTTAAAGCAATTGAGCAGGCTGATCTACTACAGGAG aATTTTGAGGATTTCCCCCTTgctgtttcattttaa
- the AP1S2 gene encoding AP-1 complex subunit sigma-2 isoform X2, with protein MQFMLLFSRQGKLRLQKWYVPLSDKEKKKITRELVQTVLARKPKMCSFLEWRDLKIVYKRYASLYFCCAIEDQDNELITLEIIHRYVELLDKYFGSVCELDIIFNFEKAYFILDEFLLGGEVQETSKKNVLKAIEQADLLQESQNEEWGGLSEDIL; from the exons ATGCAGTTTATGTTGCTTTTTAGTCGTCAGGGAAAGCTTCGACTGCAGAAATGGTACGTCCCATTAtcagacaaagagaagaaaaagatcacAAGAGAACTTGTTCAAACCGTTTTAGCACGGAAACCTAAAATGTGCAGCTTTCTTGAGTGGCGAGATCTGAAGATTGTTTACaaaag ATATGCCAGTCTGTATTTTTGCTGTGCTATTGAGGATCAGGACAATGAACTAATTACCCTGGAAATAATTCATCGTTATGTGGAATTACTTGACAAGTATTTTGGCAGT gTGTGTGAActtgatatcatctttaattttgagaaggcttattttattttggatgagTTTCTTTTGGGAGGAGAAGTTCAGGAAACATCCAAGAAAAATGTCCTTAAAGCAATTGAGCAGGCTGATCTACTACAGGAG AGCCAGAATGAAGAATGGGGAGGTTTGTCTGAGGATATCTTATGA